One window of Salmo salar chromosome ssa11, Ssal_v3.1, whole genome shotgun sequence genomic DNA carries:
- the LOC106563008 gene encoding SEC14-like protein 3, with the protein MSPLSLPFLLPLLSRFASDGAVICFGVFTRTQEGGGHQKVGDMLQVLPSERYNAHMVPEDRSLTCPEPGTYRLHFDNTYSLLQFKTISYTVDVLLPDGHVQGPRSNRGDGRLE; encoded by the exons atgtctcccctctccctccctttcctcctccctctcctctctaggtttgCCAGTGATGGGGCAGTCATTTGCTTTGGGGTGTTCACGCGGACCCAGGAGGGGGGCGGGCATCAGAAGGTGGGGGATATGCTGCAGGTGCTGCCTAGTGAACGCTACAATGCACACATGGTCCCAGAGGACCGCTCCCTCACCTGCCCCGAGCCTGGAACCT ACAGGCTGCATTTTGACAACACCTACAGCTTACTGCAGTTTAAAACCATCAGCTATACTGTGGATGTTCTACTGCCAGACGGACATGTCCAGGGTCCTAGGAGTAACAGAGGGGATGGACGGCTGgagtaa